Part of the Lotus japonicus ecotype B-129 chromosome 6, LjGifu_v1.2 genome, GAAAAACTCAGTTGTAGGGGAAAGTGAGTAGGGGAATAATCCGGGAGTTAGATTTTTAGAATCAAATTTGCCATACTCATAcactttctctttcatcatATTTTCACcactttttcttcatattttttcttcctatccCATCacctccttctctctctctcctctctctctctctctctctctctctctctctctctctctctctctcttaaaaTTCAAAGAACCCAGAAAATAATCCAATAAATGAGCAGAAAAATGAATGGGGAAACAACAAAACCAGACATTCGTTCCCCATATGGACCAAGCAATTGCAGTTGCATGCAAACAGATGACTATGAAAGTATACATAAACCTGAAATATTGAAGTGAATCTGTAATTTGCTCTTGGAAacaattttgattttaaaaattagTTGTTCATTGCAGCATATATACAGGAACAAACAAATAACAGGTTGGTGCAATTAGTCTACACCATTGCATGAAATGATCACAATAGCATAGGAATTTCCCCATACATATATCAGGCTTCCATTAGATTAGAATTAGAATAGATGGATTTGCATATATTGAAGGAGTACATGAATATGCAGTTGATTATTAGTCCATTAATAACAATGTGATTGATTATGTAGATAACATCAGATGATTCAATTTCACTGAAGCATTTTTATTAGATTTAAAACTTTCATAGCGCCCTTTCACTTTGTTCTACTGTCCTAAATACTATTTATCAGAATGGATCTCTTCAATTGACAGGTTCTTGTAAGGCATGATGGTTTCTGATCACCACCTAGATTTCCATTATCAAACACTATATTAAAGATTCACATACACAGACTGCTTTGTTATACATATGCAGTGGTAGAGACAAATGTAAAATACGCagcaaaaacacaaagaaataaCTCTCTTAGTGTCTCCTTCAAGCTTTTATACCAAATTTTTTTCTTAGTTATTAAACAAAATTGAACACCAAGAGCGAGAATCATATTAGTTCAAATTTaaagttttttctttgattcttcaaTTTTCAAGATATACACAGAGAAAACAATTAGTAAAAGTTGGCAAAGcttcttaaatcttaatcttgaaGTATAAACCCTTTTCAAATCATATCATGTTTCTGTTTCACATTCCTATAAtattaacttattttttataaagAAGTCAGTTTTAAATGATAATACAAGATCACAAGAACATGTCTTCACTCAAATAACACATAATCCGAAATGCCAGTCATGGGACCTTTGCTATCTATTATCATTTTGAATCTATATGGGAATAAAATGACAATTAAATTAATTGAGAAACTGGTAATTACCTCCTCTGCTATGTCAGTCAAATTGGTTCCGTACTCCTTTAAAGTTGGCATGTTATTGCTACTGCTTCCGGGGCCAACAGTAGCGACAACACTGGAGACTCAATATAGTTGTGACTTAGAAACTCCAAGGAGTAAGCCCAACTAATTCATCAAGTGCAGATAAAATATTACATTTGAATACACATCACCTGAAAATTAAAGAGTAGAAGTCAGAACACAAAAACCAGCCAAATTTCAAAATACTGTGTGCTTACCATTCAGAATCTATATGAAATAAAAAGGTTTTCATTTTACacagtaaaaaaaattgtcaggCTCAAAGATTGAAATAtactgaaataaatataaaaagtaaCATCAACTTTACACAAACTAAAGAATGGAGAACCAACTTCTGAataagttcctcagaacttctgaacgtcagagctagaatagcttgggtcttcagaaccaacttcttacaggtcttcagaacttgagtctatCTGCTTCTGAatcgttccactggaacatctaatcttcagaacttctgactctggttcttcagagcctcttgagagcttgtatcttcagaacttctgagggttttgccactgttcaatacgaacatggtaggttaagaaactctctttttagtaacccttgattcttcttcttctgaacgaataggcttgggtcagattcagaacctgtttgtcacaacttaaaaagacaaacgttagggtaccacaattgttcatcatcacaaaccttaattgtaatcatcaaaacatagagatgcaactactgatcaaaccttgatcttacaatctcccccttttgatgatgacaaaacaagtattttggaTGAACaattttacacaataaactgaatacacaagagagaaaagattagaagtttaaacttatccttgtgtaacggtttgcatTAATCTTTCTGAATCTAGGAcagcacctgattctgagctagggtctctccctgactccccctgaatctatgacttgatgaattggtgaagagtttagattcggagtctggttatgtgatcagatttTACGCTTGAatagatgtatactcatcagaagtgatagttcagaacttagcgtatatcacataatagCATATAGTCTCGTCCAGATATAATTAGAATGAGGcgtcaaaatgtattcctttttGAGATGCTTGACAaaatctatgtgctataagttttaatacttattctcctctactggttttatatagtataaaagtttatcaaaaaccattttatgtgtactccccctttttgtcataatcaaaaagagtgaaaaatcaacaataacaataacacgGAAAGCAAATAACAGACGTTATTATTAATGAACGCAGAAAGAGTACAAAGGCAAAAGAGGAATGAAGAGGACTAATCCTAAATACATAGAAGGCTCTAGAGTCCTTCATGTAGAGAAGTTGAGGGTGCAGAGACGtatgtcctgatcaattgaggctaactgggTAGCCAGGTCTTCCTTCAAAGCTTGattctcctggacagcctctTGATCCGCGGCATGgtgatcttcttcatattccagaagcatgcaaatgcctTGAAAttgatcttcaacgtccttccgaCGAGCGATCAGACTGAGGAGATCATTCAGAACTtgttgaaggttctgaagacagtaaGTTTGATGAGGTGTGAGCCAACATTTCAGAAgattctcaatcttctcaatagCTTGAGAGAACTGAGAAGAAGATAGATTTacgctccatggaaagacttggtcaaataccatagtcttgagGTCAGAAATTAACTCGACAGTGGTCATTTTTGAACAAGAAGATAAGGAATATTGAAGCGATTGATGGAGAGGTGAATTGCggtgtgatgaagaagaaggattgcagagattataaggaagaaaagtaacagaaaaaacatgcataaaacttaacAAAACATaaaggcatgtgagttactaagaacggtgcattgaatcataGATAAAGCAATTAACATAGTCAACATAAAATTAATGCAGTTAAGATAAATACATGCATGCAAGAAAAATGAGAGGAAATTCAAGGTTTGGAAGAGGAGGGAAGATTCTCAAGCAGGAGTTTCATCATATTTTCCATTCTGCGAGAAGATTCCTGAATCTGCCTGCTCTGTTCTATCTGAACAATCCCTtgctgctcaaccatctgaaatagtctctgctgatcatcttgaatgCGGTCAATTCTGGCAGCAAGAGTAGCAACTTCTGGAGCAGGAGCTGAGGGAGGAGCTTCTGGAGCTTGAGTATGAGTAGCAACTTCAGATTCTGAAAACATTGCAGTATCAACTTGAATTTGTTCTTGCTGCTCAACTTCATTAACAACAGCATCTTCCAGAATCACTATCCCTTCAGAACTTTCTTCTGCGGCCTCTTCTGATATTATCTCAGCATCATCTAAAGTACATTCAGAGATGACAGAATCTCTTGCAGCCACAGCTCTTCTCAAAGGTTCACAGACCTTatgcagcactctctgcctttgctcataTGCTCTTTCAGATGCATTATGAATTCTAATGCGCTTTTCACTGTCCAGCTGCTTCTGAAAGTCATAACCTCTGTTCTCTGACCATCTTCCAAATGCAGACCATAGATTATCCACAAAggaggcatcaaactgattatcagttacctgatataacCATTGAAGTCTTCGGGTTGCCTCTTCAGAGAATTCCTGAATAAGCTGAATAAGATTCTGAGGTCTGAGGGAGGTTGCCAGAGTTAAGTCAGGCTGAGAAGTTTTGGCAGTATTTGAGCTTGAGGCATTTGAGCAATCAGGTCTGAGTTGTTCTGAGTGAGTGGAAGCAATCTCATGATCCTTCACTAtccctgagtgatctgattcagccATGTGCTCACCTTCTGAGATAGTgtctggcctttgccttgaggtgacagccttctcaggtgaagtgaaactcagatcctgtgagttgactgctgagtagttggacaaggacacataagaagtctcagcagcatctggaatctgatcttcaaaattggaagcaatttgctgaagaggcttcacattgaagggcggtacaaggatctgaacatcatcatcatcctctttttctgcctcagcagggatctcaccagtctgggttatgaggagggtgtgtgaagtggatgcaggcttgggagAGAACTGTTGAACTAAGGTTCTCAGAGTGGCCTCATgttgaacaataccttgaatgaaggaattgaaaggaggtattggttcagttgggatggatgtggaagaggtgtaaattggagttgaagggatggctgtggtagctgtttggatgggaGATTTgggagcttgaggttcagcctgtgtttgaggttgtgtttcaggttgaataggttctgtttgggttgaggtaggcagagaggtagatataggcaTAGGTTGCtcaggtataactactaaagcagaatcagagttaatgctttcagtaattaccttactggggcttctgatgggtgaggttctggtgagacttgtagcccttgctggatcagaagtccgtttagatcttctttccctCTGTACTTCTGAAGTTGGTTCAGATGCTTGTTCTGCTGCTGTTTccttctgctgaagtggtcccctcagaggaagcttccttctcttcactaGGGGAATAGCATCAGAatcagtggattcttcagcatctGAAGCTTCCCTTATACCTTgaatcacattctggatgatctcatggtcatcctgctcatcttcctcttcctcaagaataattttgcgtctcttagccagaggcatgtcttcatcttcagtctcctcacttgaggagCCTTTccatgtgtcttctgagctttcagaatcagacatttgttgttgttgagctgaggttctcttcagaggccttcaggagatggttccctgatgatcacagtcttggaagcagccttcttctttgcaggttcctctatcagaatccctttgcccttaggatctgagggcttgctgcttgttgctctcctggatttcctggtagccagcttaggaggactttcaggaagagtgttaacaaattctgtaagggtgattggatcaccttgtcttctgagcatcctgacatattccagaatgcatgctggattgtccttcttggaccaaataggaaagtcatcaatgggATAATCCctctgacgaacttcatcagaagtgtcttctttgggagcaacttgaattttctcaatgatctgcatcttcttcaactttgtgccattgagagcatcaccaattgtcatggccagatcttcgtggagtccaagatctgatagagtcttgacaagcttgttttggacgaagatgtctgacagcagccttccatacggaatgtagtagatgaacctcttgttctcagaaccagttgtggtccttgatttctcaacacactCCTTCAGGTAATTGAAGagtaggaatggcagacatataagctcaccagttgaaatgtagtacatgattaccttctgagttgtattcaggtaatcagttcctccagttctggggtgaatgcagtgcatgcagatcttctgccaaatcttcatctcagacttcaagtccttaatgttgtacttggttttctggtaagaccagttatcatagagcgccttgttgaccacggtcctcatcccagcaacatttgcttcaacattcttgatcctttttccctacTGAAACTCCATACCGAGCAGTTTTGctatagattcttcagagatcacaattttcttgtccagtacatgggagacgacgtagtagtcgttgcagactGCGTTCTTCCAAAACTCGACAACCAACTTGTAATAGATTGGACCacagagcctgttgaagtacccagaccatccttgcaaaTTGACTTGGTCCctaatatcaaacccatgttgagcaagattatcaaaatcaactcttgcttcgcagcacacactcagttcttctactttctttgcacaggtgactacatttggtgcattcagaatcttctgtgcttcctcgaatctttgcttctcttgatctttggcagtttgtgtggtagaagcagaaacattcgccttaggtttcctcgatttgcccatgattcttagagatggaggtttagggttcagagagaagaggaaatgttggaggaaggaatatgaatgaatgcaatgcacacggatagtttcaaaaccgtaagtgtaagtgagtgggagatcatgtgtgacagtgcatatcgtgggtttaatggtaaccgttgacagttttaagaaattaaaggcaaaatcaacggttataaaatagatagtctgaaaatagcatagtagaggagagtaggcatcatcattatagcagatataccacgcgactcaaggaactatgtcacaaatgaagtgacacgtgtattgttgtctaccatagaagtttaaccagtgggttaagtgcttctgatcgagtaacttctgaaaggggtaacatctgatgacttcagaggtaccatggtcagaagttctgaagaaaaccttactctggacaaaaatccatgttcaggttttcaagaataaataaaaacctatcttctgctaacaAGATGAAGATAACAAGATACCAAATCCAATGAGAGAAGTTTGAAGAAAAATGTTCAACAAACTTAGTGCCAAATGGCCTATCCCTTCAACAGGTTAGACGTacctatttttttattaaatgaagTTGCTTCTTTAAGTTAACAACGAAACCAATGAATACATAATAAGTTCATCTTTAACATTTtacatataataaattaaataatcagaTACTTACATGTACAAATACCAAAACCctataaaagaagaaaactaccccacctaatacccccttgaaaatagacttaacaaaacatgcctcattaaaacctttctaggataaaacccccttgggaaaacctagcaaGAAAAAAGAGTACCTATTTTGAAAAGTCAAGAGGAATTTTCAAGGGTGTTTACAAAGAAAACTAATactcaacccaaacccaattGGTAAGCCTTCCAAAATCAAGACCAAACCTTCCACCAAATTCTTAATACAAAATCTGTACCTCCAGGAAATAACCAGCAGAGGTAGACTTGTGAAAAAGGAACCAGGAAGCAAAAGCCATTCTAATGGGAGCTCACCAGTTTGCATCAATCAAAAAAACCAATATCCTCCACCAAAAGAGAGTGTTGCAACACCATCACTTAGAGTACAAAATACGGCCATCCATACTTCATTTTAGTTGAACAAATCTGTTATTTAACTGAGCAATACAAGAGCACGGCTACAAGATCCATTCAAGCAATGTACACCTAAAATCACTTACCATTTATGAGAATCCATGCCTTCCATTAAATGGTACATAGGAGACCTCCCCATCTGGAGAttcatttgaaaataaaataactacCATAAATATTGAGTTaacataaatcataaaattacTATTTATCATAGTATTTGCTTAAAAATTGTCACTATCTAAACCTACCTTATACTAAATTTAAATAAGGGGACCAACATATATAATTAGCAATTGACTCATCTTCATACCTCAGCTTAAATTTTTGAatacttctttgtaaacaaCATTTTTTGTGTGCTCCAAAGGCGGAACCTCTGTCTGGTCAACATAATTTTTCAATCCATCCCTTGATTTCACACGCGACAACGCAACATATAGTTGACCATGGGAAAAAACAGGTCTCGGTAAAAAAAACCCCACTCGAGACAACGTCTGCCCTTGACTCTTATTAATTGTCATTGCAAAACAAACACACACCGGAAATTGCCTACGTTGAACTTTAACATGTAGACCACTATCAGAAGGAACAATAGTCATGCGTGGGATGTATGTTTTTGTGCCAGCTTTATTTCTATTTAGCACTTTCCCATAAATCAAATTTGGTCTAAGATCCAACACAATAAGCCGAGTTCCATTGCATAACCCAGCTGAAACATCAATATTTCTCATTAACATAATGGGCGTtccaattttcaaacacaacctATGATCAGGAAGTCCAGATCCCTTATTGCCGTTCAAAAACTCAATGGTTATCCAATTTGCATCAATGGCTACATCTTCATCAACTTTGACTACACTGTCTGAACTTAAATACACTTTTTCTTTGCCAGGTACTATTGAAAGCACAAACTGGTTCACACTATCAACAATATCCAAAGTGGGAGCAAGAATAGCTATATCAATAAAATATTCCTCATCAAAAAATTTCCTTTGAATATCAGGGTAGGTGGAATAAACTATACTTGACACAGCATCATCTTTAAAGGGAACCATCAAGTCATGTGGAATATCTAAATCACATTCACCATCATTGTAATCACCCAAATTACCATCACCAATATCAAGTATCCACTTGCTAAATTCAACCAATTTTTCACGATCATGTAAAGAATCATTCCCATGCAAACGCATATTCTCAGTAAGTTTTAAGACTTTGCAAAATTTCCATAGTCTTGATGAGTTAATAGTAGCCATTACAATTTCTTCCCTACTTGCTTTCGGGATAATAGGAAGAGTTTGTCTAAAATCTCCCCCTAAAACCACAACTTTTCCACCAAAGGGCTTTCCCCCACCATAAACATCCCCAACTTCCATTATATCACGCAAGGTTCTATCAACAGCCTCAAATGCCCACCTATTAACCATAGGTGCCTCATCCCATATAATTAAACTTgtatgtttaagcaactctgCCTTGTTACTACCCAGCCTAATATTACAACATGAATCCTCATTTAACACAAGTGGGATACTAAATAACGAATGTGCAGTCCTCCCACCAGGTAACAAAAGAGATGCTATACCACTGGATGCAACATTCAACACAATCTTCCGCTCAGATCTTAATCTATAACTTAGAGTTTTCCAAAGAAAAGTTTTTCCTGTACCACCTGAACCATAGACAAAATAAAATCCTCCATCTGATTTATTAACTGCATCAATAACCTCATCATACACTTTCCTTTGACCATTATTCAACTTCATCAAATGGTCATTATGTTTAACTGACATATCATCAATGTCAAATCTTAACTCGTTAAACAACATGACATTCTCAAACTGAGGGACTTCATCTGAAATAAGATACGGAATGCCAGGAAAATCCTTTAGTGTTTTCCCATTATTAACAAACATTTTTTCAAGCTCAACCAAACAAAGcgtcttcaaagtctgatcatCCAAACGCAAAGctagataaaataaaacaatttatatAAAGTCAAAATAACAATTACTTTAACAACCACAAAGAAATGACATGtacaaaacataaatatatacatgtatataaacaaatacataaataaataaaaaatacatggaTTGCAAAGTAATTTCCTTCGCTTATAAAGAATTCCATCGGCTAACAACCTCCAAGTTTCCTCAAAAACTTTTCCTGGTGTGACAATTGAATTAGATAATAGCAACACCATAAACAACTTTCTAACAGACATACCACCTGACAATTCAGCACAATCAATTAATCCATCAATAAATTCTTTATCATCCTCTAATAATCCCAAGGCAGAACATGCTTCCTGAAAGCTCACTCGAACAACACCATCAACAGTTCTCAAATCGGCATAACTTGTGCATCCACATTGTAGATTTAACAATAAACGCAAATAATATACCTCCCCACACCCCAAAGGTATAAAATTCATTCTTCCAATGGAAAACCCTCTTTTGCGTGGTCGCCACTCTTTATCTTTAGGATGCCAAACAAATAACTGCGGATACTCAGCATATGTCAAATGCCTACCATGTTCATATATCATATTAGCAACCATCCACCCAGTAAACATTGTTTCAGACATCTGACCTCTTTGAACGACCCTATCAATTGGTTCTTCATTACCATATAATACAACTTGTTTGTTGGGCATATGAAAAGGTAATCGCTGAACGGGAGGCCAATGATCATGAATACGAAATGAAAATGATCTCCAAGCAGCTTCACAAGCAGACAAATAacgacaatcataatattgttgGATCTCATCAACCTCCGGCACATTTTGTCCTTCATTACATTCATTTTTCATTGAAACTGTAACCCGATCAACTCCTTTGTTGATATACTTAAATAAGTATTTGATGCAATTCGATTTGTTACAATATTCAATGTTAATGTGGGCTTGGTACTTCATCAACAATTTTGCATTATAAGGAACAACATACCCATTATCTAATTGAACATCACGTCTTTCAACAAAAACACCAGTGTTCCTCCTTCGATATGTCGGATAACCATCAATGTCAAATGAGGTCTTATCCACATATTTCttaggaaaaaatttggaacaccgACCATTTACCATGCACGGAGAATTTTTTCTACTACTTCCACATGGACCATGGACCATGAACATAGAAACAACTTCAAATAGTTTCGGGCTAGCAACTGGATCAGGTAACTCTGCACATataactgaatcaattttctctGGTGTTGTTAGCTTTGAACCAGGCGCTAACCAAATAAGTATATGGGCATGTGGAAGTCCCCTCTTTTGAAACTCAATGGTATACATtcctataaataaattaatcacccatataatatttttcaatatctacatatatatatatatatatatattatattcaatTGAAATATTACTAACCAGCTGAGACTTTCCCAAAATATTGACCTTTCCTCAAATCACGCATTAACTGCTTCACTTTAATATGAAAATCCGACACGAGATATCAGGGCGATCATAGGCATTCAAGCCTTTTTCAGAAACACACCTTTGAATTTCAAGCCACTTTGGGTTGCAAGTAACAGTTATAAAAAGATCTGGATATCCAACATGTTTGCAGATTGCCATTGCATCTTGACAATTGTTAAACATATATCTTCTTCCACCAGTAAATGATGAAGGTAGAACTATCCTTATTCCAACTGATGCTGAATCGACATCACCTTTCTCCATAGCCTCCTCCAATCCAGATAAGAAGTCCCGACGTATTGTCTTTTGATTACCCTTGATATATGACAATCTTTGAGCCTCAATCATCGAATaacaatccacaagaaattGTTGGAATAATCTTCTACTACGCAATATAACTGAATCCTCTCTcattctttcatgaattctaaaAGAAATAAATTCTCTCAAAGATACTCGTACTCTCTTTTTAAAAACACGACCATCTCCATCTTGGCGAAACAAAATATCTTCTTTATATCCATCTTCTCCATTAGGAAAAAGCAAAGGATATTGCAACGGTAAAAATGAAGTGTGTGTCTCATGAATTCTTCTAAGAGTACCATCCATTGAACTAACAACTATGTCTCGACCACAATCAGTAGAATCAAAAATCACCAACAATTAAACCAGCTACCTCATCCACAGAAGGTAAATTGTACACTCTTGGGTCTTTGGGTCTAGCCCTAAACAATCTTAGAGAAATCCTTAACAATGGGTTGATAGAAATGAAATCACGTA contains:
- the LOC130725141 gene encoding ATP-dependent DNA helicase RRM3-like, with translation MYTIEFQKRGLPHAHILIWLAPGSKLTTPEKIDSVICAELPDPVASPKLFEVVSMFMVHGPCGSSRKNSPCMVNGRCSKFFPKKYVDKTSFDIDGYPTYRRRNTGVFVERRDVQLDNGYVVPYNAKLLMKYQAHINIEYCNKSNCIKYLFKYINKGVDRVTVSMKNECNEGQNVPEVDEIQQYYDCRYLSACEAAWRSFSFRIHDHWPPVQRLPFHMPNKQVVLYGNEEPIDRVVQRGQMSETMFTGWMVANMIYEHGRHLTYAEYPQLFVWHPKDKEWRPRKRGFSIGRMNFIPLGCGEVYYLRLLLNLQCGCTSYADLRTVDGVVRVSFQEACSALGLLEDDKEFIDGLIDCAELSGGMSVRKLFMVLLLSNSIVTPGKVFEETWRLLADGILYKRRKLLCNPSLRLDDQTLKTLCLVELEKMFVNNGKTLKDFPGIPYLISDEVPQFENVMLFNELRFDIDDMSVKHNDHLMKLNNGQRKVYDEVIDAVNKSDGGFYFVYGSGGTGKTFLWKTLSYRLRSERKIVLNVASSGIASLLLPGGRTAHSLFSIPLVLNEDSCCNIRLGSNKAELLKHTSLIIWDEAPMVNRWAFEAVDRTLRDIMEVGDVYGGGKPFGGKVVVLGGDFRQTLPIIPKASREEIVMATINSSRLWKFCKVLKLTENMRLHGNDSLHDREKLVEFSKWILDIGDGNLGDYNDGECDLDIPHDLMVPFKDDAVSSIVYSTYPDIQRKFFDEEYFIDIAILAPTLDIVDSVNQFVLSIVPGKEKVYLSSDSVVKVDEDVAIDANWITIEFLNGNKGSGLPDHRLCLKIGTPIMLMRNIDVSAGLCNGTRLIVLDLRPNLIYGKVLNRNKAGTKTYIPRMTIVPSDSGLHVKVQRRQFPVCVCFAMTINKSQGQTLSRVGFFLPRPVFSHGQLYVALSRVKSRDGLKNYVDQTEVPPLEHTKNVVYKEVFKNLS